A genomic segment from Paralichthys olivaceus isolate ysfri-2021 chromosome 22, ASM2471397v2, whole genome shotgun sequence encodes:
- the LOC109634880 gene encoding insulin receptor substrate 1-B isoform X3, producing the protein MEGQAGEQQQQQQPQQQQQPQPPHSCCEDVRKSGYLRKQKSMHRRYFVLRAASERGPARLEYYESEKKFRGKAPVPKRAVALETCFNINKRADAKNKHMIVLYTRAESFAVAAENEADQDEWYQAMVELQCKSKNPSDSGAAGDYGVPNPGPAFKEVWQVKVWPKGLGQAKNLVGIYRLCLTDKTVNFVKLNSDAAAVVLQLMNVRRCGHSENFFFVEVGRSAVTGPGEFWMQVDDSVVAQNMHETLLEAMKALSEEFRQRSKSQSNSGPGGGATASNPISVPSRRHHPNPPPSQVGFTRRPRTEPPGGANCGAGGSSANASPTPRDIFPRSRTASEGGKGEDGITVTTPLQGPSSSPATNGSCSTTPILRSKSVRSVPTTAAKTSLGLMRSISTPAPSPAQSLSSSSGHGSDFGGVSSSATIGPGCGTYSRVPTHRASVSGSPSDYGSSDEYGSSPGDHTLLPSPSLPGSSVGSVSSQSLGEEGANYILMGQRSGGGSGSNSNQGSVTSSSLPAPGTPSCGSQPHTRRVLRRSSSRECEAERRLLSKRASLPPMTLERLAPHQRRAEEPADEDSADYAIMSRSTSRESFTSSSSSTQRESVLGAGSAGGGGYLDVAEFKSEGSGGAGGAGGGIDLGVDNGYMSMLPGVTQPPVSLSQSLAVSVPDSDSKPADDYMAMTPNNSVSPPQQIRPPPTSDGYMIMSPNSSCSPDQRGGLSGGAWVGSGSADSRAGSDYMNMSPISARSVNGSPPPPEHTAHLETISQQPAPKMVYSYYSLPRSYKHNPSAGHFDDGPGRGRRPNGSCSRGMSGGRTMGVRQEQPASGSSVVGRHLSLSSSSYSSSSASSESLGESEDRATQTVSPMAGGTQSKDGSKLQQRRGSSGLSKQGNHTRSRPVSLFVDVSKANTLPRVRENPLPPEPKSPGEYVSIEFKGEKCGQTGVGGGRGRGLRHGLSLPHCPSSQNPQHRTTSFLGNFVPLSRSPSAPITPPAASEYVNMDLGPSPSPSPLSLTPLVFPSFHTPPTPPTLAHVPKACDESPSVPREERAEVAEAPLRKSRESAPSVSESESPISCGDYTEMVFSLNSNKVPRSSSSVSPKAPSPIRTDPSVPVLSCGLDFSLAKPGLNPDHGAKVIRADPQGRRRHCSETFLAPPSLPTSTSTSSSSTASLFPEHTQAVARRLGFESVLWGNGAASDTPTQCPLPGQQSLPTNTQTSSTEQGLNYIDLDLVNKESPHLGLEGPSGSQAPSRLFSVLGGGSGIGGVGAAVGSSSSSSLNTYASIDFYKSEELRTHQNGNKEGTD; encoded by the exons ATGGAGGGGCAAGCgggcgagcagcagcagcagcagcagccgcagcagcagcaacaaccgCAGCCGCCGCACAGCTGCTGCGAGGACGTGCGGAAGAGCGGCTACCTCCGCAAGCAGAAGTCCATGCACCGGCGGTACTTCGTGCTCCGCGCCGCCTCGGAGCGCGGCCCGGCCCGTCTGGAGTACTACGAGAGCGAGAAGAAATTCCGCGGCAAGGCCCCCGTCCCGAAGCGGGCGGTGGCGCTGGAGACGTGCTTCAACATCAACAAGCGGGCCGACGCCAAGAACAAGCACATGATCGTGCTGTACACGCGGGCCGAGAGCTTCGCCGTGGCCGCGGAGAACGAGGCGGACCAGGACGAGTGGTACCAGGCCATGGTGGAGCTGCAGTGCAAAA GTAAGAACCCCTCTGACAGTGGAGCTGCGGGGGACTATGGTGTGCCCAATCCTGGGCCTGCATTCAAAGAGGTGTGGCAGGTGAAGGTGTGGCCCAAAGGCCTGGGTCAGGCCAAGAACTTGGTGGGCATCTACCGCCTTTGCCTGACTGACAAGACGGTCAACTTCGTCAAGCTCaactctgatgctgctgctgtggtgctgCAGCTCATGAACGTCAGACGCTGCGGCCATTCAGAAAACTTCTTCTTTGTCGAAGTGGGACGCTCTGCCGTAACAGGCCCGGGCGAGTTCTGGATGCAG GTGGATGATTCGGTGGTGGCCCAGAACATGCATGAAACCTTGCTAGAGGCCATGAAGGCACTGAGTGAGGAGTTCCGCCAACGCAGCAAATCTCAGTCAAACTCCGGCCCTGGAGGAGGTGCTACCGCTTCAAACCCCATCAGTGTTCCCTCACGCCGCCACCACCCAAACCCTCCTCCCAGCCAAGTGGGCTTCACCCGCAGGCCCCGAACTGAGCCTCCTGGAGGTGCTAACTGTGGAGCAGGAGGCAGCAGTGCCAATGCTTCTCCAACCCCACGGGATATCTTCCCGAGGTCTCGCACTGCCAGTGAGGGTGGGAAAGGTGAGGATGGGATAACTGTGACCACACCTCTCCAAGGACCGAGCTCCAGTCCCGCCACCAATGGCTCCTGTTCTACCACCCCTATCCTCAGGTCGAAGTCAGTCCGTTCAGTCCCCACCACAGCTGCTAAAACTTCTCTTGGACTGATGCGCTCCATCTCCACCCCAGCACCCTCCCCAGCCCAAAGCCTCTCATCTAGCTCCGGGCATGGCTCTGACTTTGGAGGTGTATCATCTTCTGCTACTATTGGCCCGGGATGTGGAACCTATAGCCGTGTTCCCACCCATCGTGCCTCTGTCTCTGGCTCCCCCAGTGACTATGGCTCCTCAGATGAATATGGCTCTAGTCCTGGGGATCACACGCTCCTTCCCTCCCCAAGCCTCCCTGGAAGCTCTGTAGGTAGCGTCAGTAGCCAATCCCTTGGTGAGGAGGGTGCCAACTACATCCTGATGGGCCAGCGTAGTGGTGGGGGCAGTGGTAGCAACAGCAATCAAGGGAGCGTGACGTCCAGTTCCCTGCCAGCACCAGGAACACCATCCTGTGGCTCCCAGCCCCATACCAGGAGAGTGCTGCGTCGCTCCTCAAGTCGTGAATGTGAAGCTGAACGTAGGCTGCTGAGTAAACGGGCTTCCTTACCTCCTATGACCCTGGAGAGGCTGGCCCCACATCAGCGTAGAGCCGAGGAACCAGCAGATGAAGATTCAGCTGATTATGCCATAATGTCGAGGAGCACCAGTCGTGAatccttcacttcctcctcctcctccacacagagGGAATCTGTCTTGGGGGCTGGTTCGGCTGGGGGAGGAGGATACTTAGATGTGGCGGAGTTCAAAAGTGAAGGgagtggaggagcaggaggagcaggaggaggtatAGATTTAGGTGTAGACAATGGGTATATGTCCATGCTGCCTGGCGTCACTCAGCCTCCAGTATCCCTGTCCCAGTCTCTGGCTGTCTCTGTCCCAGACTCAGATTCTAAACCTGCTGATGATTACATGGCTATGACCCCTAACAACAGTGTGTCCCCTCCGCAGCAAATCAGGCCTCCACCAACTTCTGACGGCTATATGATAATGTCCCCCAATAGCAGCTGTTCCCCTGACCAGCGTGGTGGTCTCTCTGGAGGAGCTTGGGTGGGCAGTGGCAGTGCAGACAGCAGAGCAGGCAGTGACTATATGAACATGTCTCCTATCAGTGCTCGTTCTGTTAATGgcagccccccaccccctgaACACACAGCTCATTTGGAGACTATTTCTCAACAGCCAGCTCCCAAGATGGTTTATTCCTACTATTCCCTTCCCCGGTCATACAAACATAACCCCTCTGCTGGACACTTTGACGATGGGCCAGGACGAGGAAGAAGGCCCAATGGGAGTTGTAGTAGGGGAATGAGTGGAGGTAGGACGATGGGAGTGCGTCAGGAGCAACCAGCATCAGGCAGCTCAGTGGTGGGACGCCACCTGTCACTCTCATCATCCTCATACTCCTCTAGCTCAGCTAGCAGCGAGAGCCTTGGGGAGAGCGAGGACAGAGCTACCCAGACAGTGAGCCCCATGGCTGGGGGAACTCAGTCCAAAGATGGGAGTAAACTCCAGCAGAGACGGGGCTCCAGTGGGTTGTCCAAGCAGGGTAACCATACTAGAAGCAGACCAGTGAGTCTGTTTGTTGATGTTTCTAAAGCGAATACCCTTCCTAGAGTCCGTGAGAATCCCCTGCCCCCAGAACCGAAGAGCCCTGGAGAGTATGTAAGCATTGAGTTTAAGGGGGAGAAGTGTGGCCAGACTGGGGTTGGAGGAGGGCGTGGCCGGGGTCTCAGGCATGGCTTATCACTGCCTCATTGCCCAAGCAGCCAGAATCCTCAACACAGGACAACTTCTTTCCTAGGAAACTTTGTCCCCCTCTCCCGCAGCCCCTCTGCTCCCATCACTCCCCCAGCTGCCTCTGAATATGTCAACATGGACTTGGGCCCTTCTCCGTccccctcacccctctctcttACCCCACTGGTTTTCCCATCTTTTCACACCCCTCCCACGCCTCCAACTCTTGCTCATGTCCCCAAAGCTTGTGATGAGAGCCCCAGTGTCCCTCGTGAAGAGAGAGCTGAAGTAGCCGAGGCCCCACTTAGGAAAAGCAGAGAAAGTGCTCCCTCAGTGTCTGAGTCCGAGTCCCCTATATCCTGTGGAGACTACACAGAGATGGTCTTCAGCTTGAATAGCAACAAAGTCCCTAGGTCATCATCCAGTGTCTCTCCCAAAGCCCCCTCCCCCATCAGGACTGATCCTTCCGTTCCTGTACTGTCATGTGGTCTAGATTTCTCCCTTGCAAAACCTGGACTCAATCCAGACCACGGGGCTAAAGTTATCCGTGCAGACCCCCAAGGACGCAGACGTCATTGCTCAGAAACCTTCCTTGCCCCGCCTTCCCTCCCCACCTCtacctccacttcctcttcgTCCACTGCCTCCCTATTTCCAGAACACACCCAAGCTGTCGCCCGTCGGCTGGGCTTTGAAAGCGTGCTGTGGGGGAATGGTGCTGCGAGTGATACCCCCACTCAGTGCCCCCTCCCTGGACAACAGTCCCTTCCCACAAACACTCAGACTTCATCCACAGAGCAAGGTCTTAACTATATTGACTTGGACTTGGTCAACAAAGAGAGCCCCCATTTGGGCCTGGAAGGACCCTCAGGTAGCCAGGCCCCTTCTCGCCTCTTCTCTGTACTGGGTGGAGGTTCTGGGATTGGGGGAGTGGGCGCAGCagtcggcagcagcagcagctccagcctcaACACATATGCCAGCATTGACTTCTACAAATCAGAGGAGCTGCGGACACATCAGAATGGAAACAAGGAAGGAACAG ATTAA